The following DNA comes from Mycobacteroides immunogenum.
CCAACGCCAGCCGGGCCCCTGTCTTCAGCGCGGCCAGGGTGGGACGCAGCCCGAGGGCGCCGACCAGCGCGTTGAGCACCACATCTGCCTCGGTGTTCTCCACCAATTCGGTGACGGCTCCGGGTCCGGCCAACACCGGGGTGTCGAGCCGTGCGGCGGCGTGCTCGTCGGCGACCGCGACATTGGTGACCCCGGTTTCCGCGATCTGCCGGCGCAGCAGATCGATATTGCCTCCACCAGCGGCCAGGCCGACCACCTCAAAGCGGTCGGGGTTAGCGGCGATGACCTCAAGCGCCTGGGTGCCAATGGACCCGGTGCTACCGAGGAGCAGGACGCGGCAGACCTCTGAACTCACCGTCACCCGCTCATTCTGCCCCGGTCGCGATGGTGTGAGCACGGCCGAGCCTGCGTCTCACGACGGTTTTGGGCCGGAAACCGTCGTGAGACGCAGGCTCGCGCAGTAATCCGATGACTGGCATGGCACACTATGGGCTGTAGTAGACGTCTGAGATTTGGAGGGCTGGCGGTGGCCACGACCGAGGTTGTCAAGTACGACGGAGTCGACGTCGAGGACGTGCCGTCTGTGGCGTTCGGACGTGGACTTTCCGGCCAGAACCCGCGCGTCTTCCACGTCCTGGGCGTGGTGATGTCCGCCATCCTGCTGTGCATGCTCGTCGGCAATCACGTTGGCAAGGTCGAAGACATCTTCCTGGTCGGTTTCGCCGTCATCGTGCTGGCGTTCACCGCCAATGACTACTTCGGCCGCCGGTCCGGCCGTATCCGCTAACTAGCGTTCGGAAGCGGCCAGCTGGCCGCACGCGGCGGCGATCTCGCGGCCACGGGTATCACGCACCGTGCACGAGACGCCCTGCTCACGGACGCGTCGCACGAATTCACGCTCGACCGGTTTGGGGCTGGCATCCCACTGGCTGCCCGGTGTCGGGTTCAGCGGGATCAGGTTCACGTGAACCAACTGCCCCAAGGCCTTTCGCA
Coding sequences within:
- a CDS encoding DUF2631 domain-containing protein: MATTEVVKYDGVDVEDVPSVAFGRGLSGQNPRVFHVLGVVMSAILLCMLVGNHVGKVEDIFLVGFAVIVLAFTANDYFGRRSGRIR